Proteins encoded by one window of Companilactobacillus ginsenosidimutans:
- a CDS encoding CAP domain-containing protein: MKLAKPLLVTALLGLGITTVVSSPVLSELSGVQTSEVKADANTDSAIGAAAFNEMNRLRTQNGLSALSWDGDLQTIANNRLNTLLSMHYLDYHAGLNPDVYPDRYNYFTRTEIIGFHGAGTSMDNMDINQKGQQIIKDYYIDNGNPTFGHRKTMLSRFEDHAAFAAAYDDQGTIFHVCVFGGTQATFDAQGGDSAWSVWTKQYNNPGIAGVSQDHYDVVDGSNTNSTGNAENLYDKGTDSQYGYHYLSLMNNGQMGTIVIKNSVAPLYTYQGTKVMNRGVAPGSGWATDRYITIDGTTYYRVSTNEFVKESDVLG, encoded by the coding sequence ATGAAACTAGCTAAGCCGTTATTAGTTACAGCACTACTAGGTCTGGGGATCACGACTGTTGTGAGCAGTCCTGTATTAAGCGAGTTATCAGGGGTTCAAACTTCAGAGGTTAAGGCGGATGCCAATACTGATTCTGCAATTGGTGCTGCTGCTTTCAATGAGATGAACCGTTTGAGAACTCAAAATGGTTTATCAGCACTTTCTTGGGATGGTGATTTGCAGACAATCGCTAATAATAGATTGAACACTTTACTATCCATGCATTATCTAGATTATCACGCGGGGTTGAATCCAGACGTATATCCTGATAGATATAATTATTTCACGAGAACTGAGATTATTGGATTTCATGGTGCAGGTACAAGCATGGACAACATGGATATCAATCAAAAGGGGCAACAAATTATCAAAGATTATTATATTGATAATGGCAATCCTACCTTTGGTCACAGAAAGACTATGCTGAGTAGATTTGAGGATCACGCTGCTTTCGCTGCAGCTTATGATGATCAAGGAACTATTTTCCACGTCTGTGTATTTGGTGGAACTCAAGCAACATTTGATGCTCAAGGTGGGGACTCAGCATGGAGCGTTTGGACAAAGCAATATAATAATCCTGGAATTGCTGGAGTTTCTCAAGATCATTACGATGTAGTTGATGGATCAAACACAAATTCAACTGGCAATGCAGAAAACTTATATGATAAAGGTACTGATTCACAGTACGGATATCATTACCTTTCATTAATGAACAATGGTCAAATGGGAACTATTGTTATCAAGAACAGTGTTGCGCCACTTTACACATATCAAGGTACCAAAGTCATGAACCGTGGGGTAGCTCCCGGTTCTGGTTGGGCAACTGACAGATATATCACTATTGACGGAACAACTTACTATAGAGTTTCAACAAATGAATTCGTTAAAGAATCGGATGTATTAGGATAA